The Dendropsophus ebraccatus isolate aDenEbr1 chromosome 3, aDenEbr1.pat, whole genome shotgun sequence genome includes a region encoding these proteins:
- the LOC138787482 gene encoding C-reactive protein-like encodes MLVWMILWISGVLGQTDMMEKLFAFRKRSTTSYVRLYAELSGPFVEATVCMRFHSNLTQSYCIFSLATPTKHDGFLLYYYPESNALNFYVSNTHLGYDLQDNNFTEWTSICATWSSTARAVWVDGKKYSGSGTPNKDISADPIIILGQQQDTYGGGFQLQDSIVGEMTDVNMWDKALTDDNVIDYFAGNEVSRNVINWKDLRYNLTGDVSIRPYVDPYPCEPV; translated from the coding sequence ATATGATGGAGAAATTATTTGCTTTCCGAAAGAGATCGACCACCTCATATGTTCGGCTATATGCAGAACTTTCTGGACCATTCGTAGAGGCCACGGTCTGCATGAGATTCCACTCAAATCTGACCCAGAGTTATTGTATTTTTTCACTGGCTACTCCAACTAAACATGATGGTTTTCTCCTCTATTATTATCCTGAATCGAATGCACTAAACTTCTATGTCAGTAATACACACCTGGGTTATGATTTACAGGACAATAATTTTACAGAATGGACAAGTATCTGTGCAACATGGAGCTCTACAGCCCGGGCGGTGTGGGTCGATGGAAAGAAGTACAGTGGATCAGGGACACCAAACAAGGATATCAGCGCTGATCCTATCATCATTCTCGGTCAGCAGCAAGATACATATGGCGGAGGATTCCAGTTGCAAGACTCTATTGTAGGAGAAATGACAGATGTAAATATGTGGGATAAAGCTCTGACTGATGACAATGTTATAGATTATTTTGCAGGTAATGAAGTGAGCAGAAATGTCATTAACTGGAAGGATTTACGCTATAATCTTACTGGAGATGTCTCCATACGTCCTTATGTAGATCCCTATCCTTGTgaacctgtataa